One part of the Vicia villosa cultivar HV-30 ecotype Madison, WI linkage group LG6, Vvil1.0, whole genome shotgun sequence genome encodes these proteins:
- the LOC131610778 gene encoding subtilisin-like protease SBT3 produces MSMATHIHKYVALISFIIIFHLLSSTLGDQNSNNNYIIHMNLAAMPKPFSNQQSWYLATLSSLLDITSNQVTTDNDQLNYISSKKLTYTYTNVMNGFSAILSPLELEALKTIPGYISSIRDLPVKPDTTHSPQFIGLNPISGTWPTAQYGQNVIIGLIDSGIWPESESLKDDDMPNIPSRWKGQCENGTQFDSSMCNKKLIGARFFNKGLLANNPNITISMNSTRDIDGHGTHTSTTAAGSKVEGASYFGYASGSATGVAPQAHVSMYKVLWEEGAYTSDTIAAIDSAIADGVDVLSLSLGFDDATLYEDPVAIATFAAMEKNIFVATSAGNRGPLLETLHNGTPWVITVAAGTLDREFHGDLTLGNGAVVTGLSLYPGNFSSEKFPMVFMNSCDDLKELIKARNKIVVCEDKNRTLGVQTDNLDRARVVGGVFISNSNEDITYYIQTKFPSVFLNPINGELIKDYIKCNPNNPKTSMTFNTTILGTKPAPSVDSYSSRGPSHSCPFVSKPDITAPGTLILASWPQNVPATKLQTQDNLFNKFNLLSGTSMSCPHIAGVAALLKEAHPTWSPAAIRSAIMTTSNILDNTKELIKDIGDNNKPASPLALGSGHVNPNRALDPGLVYDAGKQDYVNLLCALNFTHKNIMAITRSSSNNCSNSSLDLNYPSFIAFFNNASVVEPNVVFTQEFQRTVTNVGEEPTIYVANITPIEGFHVSVVPNKLVFKEKNEKVTYKLRIEGSRIEENNKVVFGYLTWTDSKHVVRSPIVVTSINSELTPP; encoded by the exons ATGTCCATGGCTACACATATTCATAAATATGTAGCATTAATCTCCTTTATCATAATCTTTCACCTTCTTTCTTCCACATTGGGTGATCAAAACTCCAACAATAATTATATCATTCACATGAATTTAGCAGCCATGCCAAAACCCTTCTCCAACCAACAAAGTTGGTACTTAGCCACCCTTTCCTCACTACTTGACATTACTTCTAATCAAGTAACAACAGACAATGACCAACTTAACTATATTTCTTCAAAAAAACTCACATATACTTACACTAATGTCATGAATGGTTTCAGTGCAATTTTGTCTCCTTTAGAGCTTGAAGCTCTAAAAACCATACCCGGGTATATTTCATCCATAAGAGACTTACCTGTCAAACCAGACACAACACACTCACCTCAATTCATAGGCCTTAATCCAATTTCCGGAACATGGCCTACAGCACAATATGGACAAAATGTTATCATTGGTTTGATAGACAGTGGAATTTGGCCCGAAAGTGAAAGCTTGAAAGACGACGACATGCCTAATATCCCTTCGCGATGGAAAGGACAATGCGAAAACGGTACTCAATTTGATTCATCGATGTGCAACAAAAAACTCATAGGAGCAAGATTCTTTAACAAAGGTTTGTTAGCGAATAATCCTAACATCACAATAAGCATGAACTCAACACGTGACATAGACGGTCATGGTACTCACACATCAACCACTGCTGCTGGAAGCAAAGTCGAGGGTGCATCCTACTTTGGCTATGCCTCTGGATCAGCCACAG GCGTGGCGCCTCAGGCTCATGTATCAATGTACAAGGTTTTGTGGGAAGAAGGAGCATACACATCTGATACAATAGCTGCAATTGATAGTGCAATAGCAGATGGTGTAGATGTTCTTTCATTATCATTGGGTTTCGATGATGCAACTTTGTATGAAGATCCTGTTGCTATAGCAACATTTGCAGCTATGGAGAAAAACATTTTTGTAGCTACATCCGCAGGGAACCGAGGACCACTGCTCGAAACTCTACATAACGGAACACCATGG GTAATAACAGTGGCTGCTGGCACATTAGACCGCGAATTTCACGGGGATTTAACACTCGGAAATGGAGCGGTAGTCACCGGCTTATCTCTCTATCCAGGAAACTTTTCTTCAGAAAAATTTCCAATGGTGTTTATGAACTCATGTGATGATTTGAAGGAACTCATCAAAGCTAGAAACAAAATCGTGGTGTGTGAAGACAAAAATCGAACACTTGGCGTGCAAACTGATAACTTGGACAGAGCAAGAGTTGTTGGAGGTGTTTTCATATCAAATAGCAATGAAGACATAACATATTACATTCAAACCAAGTTTCCATCAGTTTTCTTAAATCCAATCAATGGAGAACTCATCAAAGATTACATAAAATGCAACCCTAATAATCCAAAAACAAGCATGACATTTAACACCACCATTCTAGGTACAAAACCAGCACCAAGTGTGGATAGTTATAGCTCAAGAGGACCATCACATAGTTGTCCATTCGTATCAAAACCCGACATCACAGCGCCAGGAACACTAATCTTAGCGTCATGGCCACAAAATGTTCCTGCAACAAAACTACAAACACAAGacaatctcttcaacaagttcaaccTCTTAAGCGGTACATCAATGTCATGTCCACACATTGCAGGTGTAGCCGCACTTCTAAAAGAAGCACATCCTACTTGGAGCCCTGCAGCCATTAGATCAGCCATCATGACAACATCAAACATCTTAGACAATACAAAAGAACTCATCAAAGATATCGGTGACAATAACAAACCCGCTTCGCCTCTAGCATTAGGATCTGGACATGTTAACCCTAATAGAGCACTTGATCCTGGTCTTGTTTACGACGCCGGAAAACAAGATTATGTGAATCTTCTATGTGCATTAAACTTCACACACAAAAATATCATGGCTATTACAAGATCCTCTTCTAACAATTGTTCTAACTCTTCTTTAGACCTTAACTACCCTTCTTTTATAGCCTTTTTCAATAATGCTAGTGTTGTTGAGCCAAATGTAGTTTTTACACAAGAGTTTCAAAGAACAGTGACCAATGTTGGGGAGGAACCTACTATATATGTAGCTAACATTACACCTATTGAAGGCTTTCATGTTAGTGTTGTCCCAAACAAGTTGGTGTTTAAGGAGAAAAATGAAAAGGTTACATACAAGTTGAGGATAGAAGGTTCTAGAATTGAGGAAAATAACAAAGTAGTTTTTGGGTATCTTACTTGGACAGATTCAAAGCATGTTGTTAGAAGTCCTATTGTGGTGACTAGCATTAACTCAGAACTAACACCTCCATAG